One genomic segment of Panicum virgatum strain AP13 chromosome 2N, P.virgatum_v5, whole genome shotgun sequence includes these proteins:
- the LOC120658893 gene encoding uncharacterized protein LOC120658893 — MADLEIKPRGGSRSARMDRRPERKAKRAREEDEQGGAAPADFPFEEAAGADDAWEASRRPPGVFQFPWQKCRGGLGVSPATGAGAGAGAGGAGWELRDVFFRSLVDGGAAAIGVPGDRLVSPPPSKRALLEGVDAWLAAAADGEVDPVWRSALMSRRGPASSAA, encoded by the exons atggcTGATCTTGAAATTAAGCCGAGAGGCGGAAGTCGATC TGCGCGCATGGATCGGCGGCCGGAGCGCAAGGCGAAGCGCGCCAGGGAGGAGGACGagcagggcggcgcggcgccggcggacttCCCgttcgaggaggcggcgggggcggacgACGCCTGGGAGGcgtcgcggcggccgccgggggtGTTCCAGTTCCCGTGGCAGAAGTGCCGCGGCGGGCTCGGCGTGTCCCCCGccacgggcgcgggcgcgggcgcgggcgccggcggcgcggggtgggAGCTGCGGGACGTCTTCTTCCGCTCCCtcgtggacggcggcgccgcggccatCGGCGTGCCGGGGGACCGCCtcgtgtcgccgccgcccagcaagCGCGCGCTCCTCGAGGGCGTCGACGCCtggctcgccgcggccgccgacggcgaggtggaCCCGGTCTGGCGCTCCGCGCTCATGTCGCGCCGCGGGCCGGCCTCGTCGGCCGCGTGA
- the LOC120658892 gene encoding uncharacterized protein LOC120658892: protein MCCCPSKACCICTLIVLVLVAVGLVFGFGIYTRGFHKLSSNIHLDDRHPGGSFRAYGHLAPPPPY, encoded by the coding sequence ATGTGCTGCTGCCCGAGCAAGGCGTGCTGCATCTGCACGCTCATCGTGCTGGTGCTGGTCGCCGTCGGCCTCGTCTTCGGCTTCGGCATCTACACCCGCGGTTTCCACAAGCTCTCCAGCAACATCCACCTCGACGACCGCCACCCCGGCGGCTCCTTCCGCGCCTACGGCcacctcgccccgccgccgccgtactgA
- the LOC120661019 gene encoding probable galacturonosyltransferase 4, with product MAVLRGRRRCRGAVLLLLLASVLAPLVLYGGSPVSVAHLPDSTAASGAFDREDAPNLVWPQIAASGTSLARDLTIERPGEHKNRVLSATDHLQAVEAASRSRASGKSDASVLREEPESRNVDDEDAPVVEGDGNAGLGQGGVIREVVGSEGSAGRFGEPGDGNDAVVRNGKDVGIKLPHSFDAEHKDGSDDGGENIISGMHSTGSLNSSSSQTRDATTSRDNQTRVSNSSSARHTTNRRTGQSTTSPDATVHIIKDQLTRAKTYLGFFASRGNHGFARELRARMRDIQRALGDATSDRQLPQNVHSKIRAMEQTLVKVKKIHDSCSGAVNRLHTVLHSTEQQLESNKRQANYLAQVAAKSLPKGLYCLTLRLTNEYYFTNSKNKDFPYVEKLEDPKLYHYALFSDNVLAAAVVVNSTLVHAKKPEDHVFHIVTDRLNYAAMKMWFLANPLGKAAIQVQNIEEFTWLNSSYSPVLKQLESQFMIDYYFKSGHARPDENPKFRNPKYLSILNHLRFYLPEIFPKLNKVLFLDDDTVVQRDLTALWLVDLKGKVNGAVETCRETFHRFDKYLNFSNPLIAKNFDPHACGWAYGMNIFDLSEWRKQNITEVYHTWQKLNENRLLWKLGTLPAGLVTFWNRTFPLDRSWHQLGLGYNPNVNERDIRRAAVIHYNGNLKPWLEIGLPKYRKYWSTHVDFNQVFLRGCNVNP from the exons ATGGCCGTGctgcggggccggcggcggtgccggggcgcggtgctcctcctcctcctcgcgtcgGTGCTCGCGCCGCTCGTGCTCTACGGGGGCTCCCCCGTCTCGGTCGCGCACCTCCCGGACTCCACCG cggcgagcggcgcgttCGATCGGGAGGACGCGCCCAATCTGGTGTGGCCGCAGATAGCTGCGTCCGGGACGTCCCTGGCCAGAG atTTGACGATTGAGAGGCCTGGGGAGCACAAAAACCGTGTGCTATCTGCAACCGATCATTTGCAAGCAGTTGAGGCAGCGAGTAGGAGCCGCGCGTCCGGAAAGTCTGATGCAAGTGTGCTGAGGGAGGAGCCCGAGTCACGGAATGTGGATGACGAAGATGCCCCGGTTGTTGAGGGGGATGGTAACGCAGGGTTGGGACAGGGTGGCGTGATAAGGGAAGTTGTTGGGAGTGAGGGAAGTGCAGGTAGATTTGGTGAACCGGGGGATGGCAATGATGCTGTAGTGCGGAATGGAAAAGATGTTGGGATAAAGTTGCCGCATTCATTTGATGCAGAGCACAAGGATGGGTCAGATGACGGAGGGGAGAACATCATTTCTGGAATGCACAGTACTGGAAGCCTGAATTCATCTTCTAGTCAG ACTAGAGATGCTACTACCTCCAGGGACAATCAAACAAGGGTGAGTAACAGTAGTTCTGCTCGTCACACAACAAACAGACGTACTGGTCAATCCACAACATCACCAGATGCTACAGTTCACATCATCAAGGACCAGTTGACAAGAGCAAAGACATATCTTGGGTTTTTTGCTTCTAGAGGCAATCATGGATTTGCAAGGGAGCTCCGTGCACGGATGAGAGATATACAACGTGCACTAGGTGACGCGACCAGTGATCGGCAGCTACCTCAGAA TGTCCACAGCAAAATTAGAGCAATGGAGCAGACACTGGTGAAGGTCAAGAAAATTCATGATAGTTGCTCAGGTGCTGTGAACAGGCTTCACACAGTCCTCCACTCAACGGAGCAGCAACTCGAATCAAACAAAAGACAGGCCAACTATCTAGCACAAGTAGCAGCAAAATCTCTACCCAAGGGTCTCTATTGCCTTACACTGAGGCTTACAAATGAGTATTATTTCACCAACTCAAAGAATAAGGATTTTCCATATGTGGAGAAGCTGGAAGACCCCAAACTCTACCACTATGCCTTGTTTTCAGACAATGTATTGGCTGCTGCGGTTGTTGTTAACTCAACTCTTGTTCATGCTAAG AAACCAGAAGATCATGTATTCCACATTGTGACAGATAGGCTTAACTATGCTGCAATGAAAATGTGGTTCCTGGCTAATCCGTTGGGTAAAGCTGCTATTCAGGTTCAGAACATTGAAGAGTTTACATGGCTAAATTCAAGCTACAGTCCAGTTCTGAAGCAGCTGGAATCCCAGTTTATGATTGATTACTACTTCAAAAGTGGGCATGCTAGGCCTgacgaaaatcccaagtttcggAACCCCAAATACTTGTCGATTCTCAACCATCTGAGGTTTTATCTCCCTGAGATCTTCCCAAAGCTTAACAAGGTGTTATTTCTAGATGATGATACTGTAGTGCAGCGGGACCTAACTGCACTTTGGTTGGTAGATCTCAAAGGCAAGGTTAATGGTGCTGTTGAGACCTGTAGAGAGACATTCCATAGGTTTGATAAGTACCTCAACTTCTCAAATCCTCTTATTGCCAAAAATTTTGATCCGCACGCATGTGGTTGGGCATATGGCATGAACATATTTGATTTGTCTGAGTGGAGAAAGCAAAATATCACTGAGGTCTACCATACCTGGCAGAAGCTG AATGAAAACAGGCTATTGTGGAAGCTAGGTACCCTCCCTGCTGGCCTTGTAACATTCTGGAACCGTACTTTCCCTCTTGATCGTTCCTGGCATCAGTTGGGACTTGGGTACAATCCAAATGTCAACGAAAGGGATATCAGGCGGGCAGCTGTCATCCACTACAATGGAAATCTGAAACCCTGGCTCGAGATTGGATTGCCCAAATACCGCAAATACTGGTCCACACATGTCGATTTCAACCAAGTGTTTCTACGAGGGTGCAATGTAAATCCCTGA
- the LOC120661018 gene encoding pentatricopeptide repeat-containing protein At3g24000, mitochondrial-like — translation MRKHHELLFHRLLPGRTSKPYTSAAHLSAATATAAIPAPPGLSALDPLDAGELAPTPRLYRSLIAACARSRSLGDARAVHAHLSRSRLAADAFLLNSLVHLYCRRGAVSYARGVFDGMPCRDVVSWTSLIAGYAQNDMPEEAVGLLPSMLKSGSKPNGFTFASLLKAAGACGERWVGEQIHVLALKCSWDEDVYVGSALLDMYARCGQMDMAVAVFDRLDSKNAVSWSALIAGFARKGEGETVLMMFAGMHRNGFEASHFTYSSVFSALAGIGALEQGKWVHAHMIKSGEKLTAFVGNTMLDMYAKSGSMVDARKVFDRVDQKDLVTWNTMLTAYAQYGLGKEAVTHFEEMRKCGIQLNQITFLSILTACSHGGLVKEGKHYFDMMKDYSVEPEIDHYVSFVDLLGRAGLLNEALVFVFKMPMKPTAAVWGALLGACRMHKNAIIGQFAADHVFELDPDDTGPPVLLYNIYASTGKWDDAARVRKMMKATGVKKEPACSWVEIENSVHMFMADDDTHPNAAEIYRMWEEINMRIRKAGYIPTTDYVLLHINEIERATKLQYHSEKIALAFALINMPAGATIRIMKNIRICRDCHSAFKYVSKVFEREIIVRDTNRFHHFSNGSCSCGDYW, via the coding sequence ATGAGAAAGCACCACGAGCTTCTCTTCCACCGCCTTCTCCCCGGCCGAACCAGCAAGCCCTACACCTCGGCCGCCCACCTCTCcgctgccaccgccaccgcggccatCCCCGCGCCACCGGGCCTCAGCGCCCTCGACCCCCTGGACGCGGGCGAGCTCGCCCCGACCCCGCGCCTGTACCGGTCCCTCATCGCCGCGTGCGCGCGGTCCAGGAGCCTCGGCGACGCCCGCGCCGTCCACGCGCACCTGTCCCGCTCCCGCCTCGCGGCCGACGCCTTCCTCCTCAACTCGCTCGTCCACCTCTACTGCAGGCGCGGCGCCGTCTCGTACGCGCGCGGCGTGTTCGACGGAATGCCGTGCCGGGACGTGGTCTCCTGGACCTCTCTCATTGCCGGGTACGCGCAGAACGACATGCCGGAGGAGGCTGTCGGTCTGCTCCCCAGCATGCTCAAGTCGGGGTCCAAGCCCAACGGGTTCACATTCGCCAGCCTGCTCAAGGCAGCCGGTGCCTGCGGCGAACGTTGGGTCGGGGAGCAGATACACGTGCTTGCCCTCAAGTGCAGCTGGGATGAGGATGTCTATGTGGGGAGTGCGCTTCTGGACATGTATGCGCGGTGCGGGCAGATGGACATGGCAGTTGCGGTGTTTGACCGGCTGGACTCGAAGAACGCGGTGTCTTGGAGCGCGCTGATTGCTGGGTTTGCGAGGAAGGGTGAAGGGGAAACCGTGTTGATGATGTTTGCAGGGATGCATAGGAATGGGTTTGAGGCGTCACATTTTACGTACTCAAGCGTGTTCTCTGCCCTTGCTGGTATAGGTGCTCTTGAGCAGGGAAAGTGGGTGCATGCGCATATGATTAAGTCTGGAGAAAAACTGACTGCATTTGTGGGAAACACAATGCTTGACATGTATGCAAAGTCCGGGAgcatggttgatgcaagaaagGTGTTTGACCGTGTGGATCAGAAGGATCTAGTTACTTGGAACACAATGCTCACTGCATATGCACAGTATGGACTTGGAAAGGAAGCAGTTACCCATTTTGAGGAGATGAGGAAATGCGGCATTCAGCTTAATCAGATAACGTTCCTTTCAATCTTGACTGCTTGTAGCCATGGAGGCCTGGTGAAGGAAGGAAAGCACTACTTTGACATGATGAAGGACTACAGTGTGGAGCCTGAGATCGATCATTATGTTAGTTTCGTTGATCTCCTTGGTCGAGCTGGTTTACTGAATGAAGCTCTGGTCTTTGTCTTTAAAATGCCCATGAAACCAACAGCTGCTGTTTGGGGAGCCTTGCTTGGGGCATGCAGAATGCATAAGAACGCTATAATAGGGCAATTTGCTGCTGATCATGTCTTTGAACTTGACCCAGATGATACTGGTCCACCTGTGCTGTTGTATAACATATATGCTTCCACAGGAAAGTGGGATGATGCAGCTAGAGTGAGGAAGATGATGAAGGCAACTGGTGTAAAGAAGGAGCCTGCATGTAGTTGGGTTGAGATTGAGAACTCGGTGCACATGTTTATGGCAGATGATGATACCCATCCGAATGCAGCAGAGATATATAGGATGTGGGAGGAGATAAACATGAGGATTAGAAAAGCAGGATATATCCCCACTACGGATTATGTGCTTCTGCACATAAACGAAATAGAGAGGGCGACAAAGTTGCAGTACCATAGTGAGAAGATTGCACTTGCATTTGCATTGATCAACATGCCTGCAGGGGCAACGATTCGGATCATGAAGAACATTAGGATATGTCGGGATTGCCACTCTGCTTTCAAGTATGTCTCCAAagtttttgagagagagatTATTGTGAGGGACACTAATAGATTCCACCATTTCAGCAATGGTTCTTGTTCCTGTGGAGATTACTGGTGA